In Malus sylvestris chromosome 16, drMalSylv7.2, whole genome shotgun sequence, the following are encoded in one genomic region:
- the LOC126607493 gene encoding ABC transporter G family member 21-like produces MIPLGQETSMTNTPPNILLSNLNRPDQNGLVHAEPSASSRTNVSPCLGDDMTDQPQPTSHRASILRQSLRPVTLKFEDVGYSIKLQTPKGGCVASHEATPTRTVLNGVSGIVRPGELLAMLGPSGSGKTTLLTALGGRLPNKISGKITYNGQNFSSSMKHNTGFVTQDDVLYPHLTVLETLTYTALLRLPKQLTKEEKIEQAETVIMELGLNRCRDSIIGGPLLRGVSGGERKRVSIGQEMLVNPSLLLLDEPTSGLDSTTAQRIIVTLRQLARGGRTVITTIHQPSSRLYRMFDKVVVLSDGCPIYSGHAGRVMDYFGSIGYEAGFNFINPADFMLDLANGIPPDAKQDEQVEYSGRLDHQEEQNTTKQFLISSYKMNLYPALKIEIQQTQKDTVVSSSRTPSSRGRVNYQWTTSWWEEFRVLLERGLKERKHESFSGLKIFQVMSVSILSGLLWWHSDISHIQDQVGLLFFFSIFWGFFPLSNAIFSFPMERPMLIKERSSGMYRLSSYYFARTVGDLPMELVLPTVFITISYWMGGLKPSLLTFALTLFVVLYNVLVSQGLGLALGAILMNVKQGTTLASVTMLVFLLVGGYYIQHIPPFIAWLKYASFSHYCYKLLVGVQYSAHEVYECEMGMHCRVIDFPGIKCVGLDNMWIDVAALAVMMVGYRFLAYVALRMGQPH; encoded by the exons TTGCGCCAATCATTGCGCCCGGTAACACTCAAG TTTGAAGATGTCGGATACAGTATTAAGCTGCAAACACCAAAGGGAGGCTGTGTTGCTTCACATGAGGCAACACCAACACGCACTGTACTCAACGGAGTGAGTGGAATCGTTCGACCCGGTGAGCTACTCGCAATGTTGGGGCCATCCGGCAGCGGCAAGACCACTCTCTTGACCGCCCTGGGTGGCCGCTTGCCGAATAAAATCTCCGGCAAGATAACATACAATGGCCAAAATTTCTCAAGCTCCATGAAGCACAACACCGGCTTCGTGACGCAAGATGACGTCTTGTACCCTCACCTCACTGTTCTTGAGACCCTAACCTACACAGCCTTGCTAAGGCTGCCCAAGCAGCTCACGAAGGAAGAGAAAATAGAGCAAGCTGAGACGGTGATAATGGAGCTCGGGTTGAACCGGTGCCGTGATAGTATAATTGGTGGGCCTTTACTACGTGGCGTTTCAGGTGGTGAGCGAAAACGGGTCAGTATCGGGCAGGAGATGCTTGTCAACCCGAGCCTTTTGCTTTTGGATGAGCCCACttctgggctcgactccaccacaGCCCAGCGTATCATTGTCACGTTGCGGCAGTTGGCCCGTGGTGGGCGGACGGTGATCACCACCATCCATCAGCCGTCAAGCAGGCTGTATAGGATGTTTGATAAAGTGGTGGTGTTGTCGGACGGGTGCCCAATTTATAGCGGACATGCAGGTCGGGTCATGGATTATTTTGGGTCCATTGGATACGAGGCCGGGTTCAATTTCATCAACCCGGCTGATTTTATGCTTGATCTTGCTAACG GTATACCACCTGATGCTAAACAAGATGAGCAAGTAGAGTATAGTGGCAGATTAGACCACCAAGAAGAGCAAAACACAACCAAGCAGTTCTTAATATCTTCCTATAAAATGAATCTATACCCTGCATTGAAGATAGAGATTCAGCAAACTCAGAAAGACACAGTTGTTTCTTCTTCAAGAACACCATCATCCAGAG GTAGAGTAAATTATCAATGGACCACCAGCTGGTGGGaggaatttagggttttgctGGAAAGGGGTTTAAAAGAGAGGAAGCATGAATCTTTCTCAGGCTTAAAGATTTTCCAAGTCATGTCAGTTTCAATTCTTTCCGGTCTTTTATGGTGGCATTCTGACATTTCACATATACAAGATCAG GTGggacttcttttcttcttctccatatTTTGGGGTTTCTTCCCTCTATCCAACGCCATATTTTCATTCCCTATGGAAAGACCAATGCTGATAAAAGAACGTTCCTCGGGCATGTACCGTCTCTCATCCTATTACTTTGCGCGAACTGTCGGTGATTTGCCAATGGAGCTTGTGCTCCCAACAGTCTTTATAACGATAAGCTATTGGATGGGGGGTCTCAAGCCTTCACTGCTCACATTTGCACTAACCCTCTTCGTTGTTCTTTACAATGTGCTAGTCTCTCAAGGCCTAGGGCTAGCACTAGGAGCCATTCTAATGAATGTGAAGCAAGGCACAACTCTGGCTTCTGTGACAATGCTGGTGTTTTTACTTGTCGGTGGATATTACATTCAGCACATTCCGCCCTTCATAGCTTGGTTGAAGTACGCTTCCTTCAGCCACTACTGCTACAAGCTTCTCGTGGGAGTGCAGTACTCGGCACATGAGGTTTATGAGTGTGAGATGGGGATGCATTGTAGGGTGATTGACTTTCCTGGTATTAAGTGTGTAGGTCTTGATAATATGTGGATAGATGTGGCTGCATTGGCTGTGATGATGGTGGGATATAGGTTTTTGGCTTATGTGGCATTGAGGATGGGGCAACCTCACTGA
- the LOC126607495 gene encoding probable isoprenylcysteine alpha-carbonyl methylesterase ICMEL1 isoform X1: MPSQQILPITYHPPPQKSLLKEAQDDPSTRLLLCSNFEDEEKNTPVNQLLPRVSSYTNTSAAAPNNHQQRRRRSASDSSLSSHSDEGSRHTLAGDVQHAAAETFLVTRLSLKLLKYLGVGYRWITRFLALGCYSFLLMPGFIQVGYYYFFSRQVRRGIVYGDQPRNRLDLYLPKNSDGPKPVIAFVTGGAWIIGYKAWGSLLGQQLSERDIIVACIDYSSFLNIWRFERLGKKLVDMASSCRNFPQGTISDMVKDASQGISFVCNHIADYGGDPNRVYLMGQSAGAHIGACTLIDQAIKEAGEGESSSWSVSQIKAYFGLSGGYNLLNLVDHFHHRGLYRSIFLGIMEGEQSLQRFSPELMIQDPNVRNAVSLLPPIILFHGTADYSIPSDASKSFAETLQRLGVTARSILYEGKTHTDLFLQDPMRGGRDDMFEDLVAIIHEGDSEALAKDAVAPPRRRLVPECMLKLAHRVSPF, translated from the exons atgCCATCCCAACAGATTCTGCCCATAACGTATCACCCTCCTCCACAGAAATCGCTACTCAAAGAAGCACAGGACGACCCGTCAACCCGGCTTCTGTTGTGCTCGAATTTCGAGGATGAAGAAAAGAACACGCCTGTGAACCAACTCCTCCCCAGGGTCTCCAGCTACACCAACACTTCCGCTGCCGCTCCCAACAATCACCAGCAGCGGCGGCGCCGGAGCGCCAGCGACAGCTCCCTTTCTTCCCACTCCGATGAGGGCAGCCGCCACACCTTGGCCGGCGATGTGCAGCACGCTGCTGCCGAGACGTTCTTGGTCACCCGGTTGAGTTTGAAGCTGTTAAAATATCTTGG GGTAGGCTACAGATGGATTACAAGATTTCTTGCCCTTGGTTGCTATTCATTTTTACTTATGCCAGGTTTTATTCAAG TTGGCtattattatttcttctcccGTCAGGTTCGCAGAGGTATAGTTTATGGTGATCAACCAAGAAATAG GCTAGATCTGTATCTACCCAAAAATAGTGATGGGCCGAAGCCAGTCATTGCATTTGTAACTGGTGGAGcctggattattgg TTACAAAGCATGGGGTTCTCTTTTGGGACAACAGTTATCAGAAAGAGACATCATAGTGGCGTGTATAGATTATAG TTCCTTTCTAAATATATGGAGATTTGAGCGTCTCGGTAAAAAACTAGTTGACATGGCATCTTCATGCAGAAATTTCCCTCAGGGTACTATCAGTGACATGGTAAAGGATGCTTCTCAAGGCATCTCATTTGTGTGCAATCATATTGCTGATTATGGAGGCGACCCgaatag GGTTTATCTGATGGGACAGTCTGCTGGTGCACATATTGGTGCCTGCACCCTCATTGACCAGGCAATTAAGGAGGCGGGCGAAGGAGAGAGCTCTTCTTGGAGTGTCTCCCAGATAAAGGCTTACTTTGGTCTGTCTGGAGG atacaatttgcttaacttaGTGGATCACTTCCACCACAGAGGTCTATACCGTTCAATCTTTTTAGG CATAATGGAAGGAGAACAATCATTGCAACGTTTCTCTCCAGAACTCATGATTCAGGACCCAAACGTTAGAAATGCTGTTTCTCTCCTACCtcctattattttatttcatggTACTGCAGATTACTCAATACCATCAGATGCCAG CAAGAGTTTTGCAGAAACTCTTCAGAGACTTGGAGTGACAGCTAGATCGATTCTTTATGAAGGGAAGACTCACACGGATTTGTTTCTTCAG GATCCAATGCGTGGTGGTAGAGACGATATGTTTGAAGATTTAGTAGCTATCATTCATGAAGGTGATTCAGAGGCTCTTGCCAAAGATGCAGTGGCTCCTCCAAGAAGGCGCCTTGTACCTGAGTGCATGTTGAAGTTGGCTCACCGTGTCAGCCCATTCTAG
- the LOC126607495 gene encoding probable isoprenylcysteine alpha-carbonyl methylesterase ICMEL1 isoform X2: protein MPSQQILPITYHPPPQKSLLKEAQDDPSTRLLLCSNFEDEEKNTPVNQLLPRVSSYTNTSAAAPNNHQQRRRRSASDSSLSSHSDEGSRHTLAGDVQHAAAETFLVTRLSLKLLKYLGVGYRWITRFLALGCYSFLLMPGFIQVGYYYFFSRQVRRGIVYGDQPRNRLDLYLPKNSDGPKPVIAFVTGGAWIIGYKAWGSLLGQQLSERDIIVACIDYRNFPQGTISDMVKDASQGISFVCNHIADYGGDPNRVYLMGQSAGAHIGACTLIDQAIKEAGEGESSSWSVSQIKAYFGLSGGYNLLNLVDHFHHRGLYRSIFLGIMEGEQSLQRFSPELMIQDPNVRNAVSLLPPIILFHGTADYSIPSDASKSFAETLQRLGVTARSILYEGKTHTDLFLQDPMRGGRDDMFEDLVAIIHEGDSEALAKDAVAPPRRRLVPECMLKLAHRVSPF, encoded by the exons atgCCATCCCAACAGATTCTGCCCATAACGTATCACCCTCCTCCACAGAAATCGCTACTCAAAGAAGCACAGGACGACCCGTCAACCCGGCTTCTGTTGTGCTCGAATTTCGAGGATGAAGAAAAGAACACGCCTGTGAACCAACTCCTCCCCAGGGTCTCCAGCTACACCAACACTTCCGCTGCCGCTCCCAACAATCACCAGCAGCGGCGGCGCCGGAGCGCCAGCGACAGCTCCCTTTCTTCCCACTCCGATGAGGGCAGCCGCCACACCTTGGCCGGCGATGTGCAGCACGCTGCTGCCGAGACGTTCTTGGTCACCCGGTTGAGTTTGAAGCTGTTAAAATATCTTGG GGTAGGCTACAGATGGATTACAAGATTTCTTGCCCTTGGTTGCTATTCATTTTTACTTATGCCAGGTTTTATTCAAG TTGGCtattattatttcttctcccGTCAGGTTCGCAGAGGTATAGTTTATGGTGATCAACCAAGAAATAG GCTAGATCTGTATCTACCCAAAAATAGTGATGGGCCGAAGCCAGTCATTGCATTTGTAACTGGTGGAGcctggattattgg TTACAAAGCATGGGGTTCTCTTTTGGGACAACAGTTATCAGAAAGAGACATCATAGTGGCGTGTATAGATTATAG AAATTTCCCTCAGGGTACTATCAGTGACATGGTAAAGGATGCTTCTCAAGGCATCTCATTTGTGTGCAATCATATTGCTGATTATGGAGGCGACCCgaatag GGTTTATCTGATGGGACAGTCTGCTGGTGCACATATTGGTGCCTGCACCCTCATTGACCAGGCAATTAAGGAGGCGGGCGAAGGAGAGAGCTCTTCTTGGAGTGTCTCCCAGATAAAGGCTTACTTTGGTCTGTCTGGAGG atacaatttgcttaacttaGTGGATCACTTCCACCACAGAGGTCTATACCGTTCAATCTTTTTAGG CATAATGGAAGGAGAACAATCATTGCAACGTTTCTCTCCAGAACTCATGATTCAGGACCCAAACGTTAGAAATGCTGTTTCTCTCCTACCtcctattattttatttcatggTACTGCAGATTACTCAATACCATCAGATGCCAG CAAGAGTTTTGCAGAAACTCTTCAGAGACTTGGAGTGACAGCTAGATCGATTCTTTATGAAGGGAAGACTCACACGGATTTGTTTCTTCAG GATCCAATGCGTGGTGGTAGAGACGATATGTTTGAAGATTTAGTAGCTATCATTCATGAAGGTGATTCAGAGGCTCTTGCCAAAGATGCAGTGGCTCCTCCAAGAAGGCGCCTTGTACCTGAGTGCATGTTGAAGTTGGCTCACCGTGTCAGCCCATTCTAG